CCGATCACCTGTCCCTGACGAACCCGACGTCCCCGGACTATTCCCTGGGCGAATTCATTAAGATGACCATAGCTGGTTGATAAGCCGAAGTCATGCGTAATTTCCACATAGTTGCCAAAGCCATTCACCCAATCCTTAACTCTGACTATGCCATCGCCCGCAGCAACAATCGGGGTTCCTATCGGAGCGGCATAATCTATTCCGAGGTGAGGACGATAAATCTTGAATATCGGGTGCAGCCGGCTATGTGAATAACCTGATGATACCCGACGGTAATTCAGCGGCGATTTTAACAACTCCCGACGTAAGGAATAGCCATTACAATCATAATAATCGGTATAACCATCCGGGTCGGTATAGAGAAATGCTTGATGACGAGTTCCGGAAAGGTTATACTCAACAGCCATAATATTACCGCACTTGATAAATTTGCCATCCTTATAGAGCGTTTGATAAATCATTCTAAAAGCATCGCCAGCTTGTGATTCAGTCAGAAAGTCAATTTCCCAGGCATAGATGTCTGTAATTCTCGTAAACAATTCGGAATCCGGCAAACCATCAGCAACAGCATCCCAGAGGGATGTTTCGATAATCGCGCCGAAATACTCAATCTTCTTGTCCAGCTCAACCGACGATATTCTGTCTATATATTCATCGTTAACTTTCTCCAGATGATATTTTTTCAGGTCGATTGTAACATATTCAAAAGTAAGCACCGTATCTCCCGGTATCAAAAAAAGCTTAAACTCATCGCCGGGATGAGAATTGGTCAGATCGAATAATTCAGAGAACTTATTAGTAATCTTTGATACAGCCTCCCGGGGGACTTCCTGATGTAAAAGCTCGGTATAGAGCGAACCGTTCTTGTGAATTTTTCCGGCATAAATCGCCGATAACTCTATTTGTTCCGTATAAGCCGACTTATCTGTATTAATATCATTGATAGATGTATAGCTGCTTTTAAGAACGGTATATGAAAAAAACAGCACAACGCCGGCTAAAAATAAAGGCGTAAATATTCTATAAACCCTGTAAAAAGGATTTAGTGGCGGGTTATAAAAATTTCTTATTTTTCTGGTTATTTTACTCGCCTCCAAAAATATCAGCCTGGAACCTGTAAATTTGGGTTCCGGCCTCTTTCCATGTTCCGCTCGGAAGACCTGCTTTTAAACATGTTTGATTGAGAAAAGTCTCTTTGTCCCAGCCTTGCTCAACCGGCACTTGCGGTAATAAAAGCCCGCTATTATAACCCCGAATAATATAAAGGCCATCACGACCAACAACCACCGTATTAGGGTCTTCCACTAAAGTCATCGGCGTTAAAACTGAAATCTCAATATCAACTGATTCAAACTCGCTTTCTGTTAATGGCCTGAAACGGGGATCATGAAACGCCGCCTGCACAGCCATCTCAGCAATTGTCTGATAAAGCGGTTTAACCGCTTTAATATAACCAATACAGCCGCGAAGCTGACCGCCAATAGTCAAGGTAACGAAAGCCCCGCGTTCTTCAGCCAAAACACCGGAATATTCCGACTCATCAAGCTCGAACTGATTTTTCGAGAAAACCGCCCTAATCGCTTCTCTGGATAAATTAAGCAACAGCATTTTCTCATCATTGGAAAGACCAAAATCAACGGCAGAAGCAGGGTTTATTTCAACATCATTATCGCCGTCCTCAATCTTTTCGGATTGTGCCTCTTCATTGATTTCATATACTTTTTTCACAATAGTTTCTT
This window of the Candidatus Zixiibacteriota bacterium genome carries:
- a CDS encoding M23 family metallopeptidase, giving the protein MEASKITRKIRNFYNPPLNPFYRVYRIFTPLFLAGVVLFFSYTVLKSSYTSINDINTDKSAYTEQIELSAIYAGKIHKNGSLYTELLHQEVPREAVSKITNKFSELFDLTNSHPGDEFKLFLIPGDTVLTFEYVTIDLKKYHLEKVNDEYIDRISSVELDKKIEYFGAIIETSLWDAVADGLPDSELFTRITDIYAWEIDFLTESQAGDAFRMIYQTLYKDGKFIKCGNIMAVEYNLSGTRHQAFLYTDPDGYTDYYDCNGYSLRRELLKSPLNYRRVSSGYSHSRLHPIFKIYRPHLGIDYAAPIGTPIVAAGDGIVRVKDWVNGFGNYVEITHDFGLSTSYGHLNEFAQGIVRGRRVRQGQVIGYVGMTGIATGPHLDYRVRKNRQYVNPLRMTVPASPPVKPKYMAEFKELVSERLAYFNRPIEPRLYVSNQ